In the genome of Micromonospora sp. Llam0, the window ACCGCCCTCCCCCGGCCGGCGGGACCGGTGCCCGCCGACCAGCCCGGCGGCGCGGGGCATCGCCTCGTCGGCGTTGAACGGGTCGATCACCGGGTAGACCGGCACCCGGACCGGTTCGGCGACCACCGGCCGGCAGGACAGCAGCCCGTCGCAGGCGATCGCCCGCGCGGCGACCGGCCCGACCGGCTGGCGGCCCCAGCGCAGCGCCACCCCGGTCAGCTCGAAGCCGGCCGCTGAGCCGGTCGGCACCGCCAGGCCGAACGGACGGTCCGGCACCCCACCGCTGGGCCGGGGGCTGGCCGCCGCCGCCAACCGTTCGAGCACCAGCAGCTGGCCACCTCCGGCAGCCTGATCGGCGGCGGCGTCGCCCGGACTGTCGCCGGGCCGGTCGTCGCTGGAACGACCGCCGTCGATCGAAATCGGCGCCAGCACCCCGACCTCGTCGATGCGCAGCCACGGCGACACCAACGCGCGTACCACCACCAGGTCGTAGTCGGCGTCGGCCGGGTTGGCGGCGGCGGCCCGGGCCCCGACCTGGCCGCCCTCGACGAGGTTGGCGTCGACCGCTCCGAGGTCCAGCACCGGCGCGGCGGCCGGCCGGCGGCGCAGCGCGTACGCGGTGCCCAGCGCGAACGGGGTGGCCAGGGCCACCAGGTCGACCCGGCCGAGGATCACCCCGGTGATCAGCAGCAGCCCGGTGATCAGCACCGCCCGGCCCAGCGCCCGGGTCGGCTGCCATTGCGTGGCGGTCATGGCACGCCGCCGCCGGTCACGGCGCCGCGCGGCGGCCGGCCGCCGCGTTGCCCGGTGGGCCGAACCCGCCACCGTAGCTGGGCAGCGCGCCGCTGGCCGGGGCCGGGGTCTGCGCCAGCACCTCGCCGACCACGAACGACGGATCCACCCGGCGCAGCCACATCTCCGGCCGCAGGGTGATCCGGTGTGCCAGCACGGGGGCGGCCACCTCCTTGACGTCCTCCGGCACGACGAAGTCCCGGCCGGCCAGCACCGCCTTGGCCCTCGCCAGCAGCAGCAGCGCCAGCGAACCCCGGGGCGACGCTCCGACCAGGACCGACGGGTGTTCCCGGGTGGCCGCGGTGAGGGCCACGATGTACCGACCGATGGAGTCCTCGACCACCACGTTCTCCAGCGCCGCCTGCATGGCGCGCAGCCCGGCGGCGTCGACCACGGCGGCCAGCTCGGTCTCCTCCTGGCGGCGGGAGATGCGTCGGCGCAGTACCTCCCACTCCTCCTCGTGGGTGGGGTAGCCGAACGACACCCGCAGCAGGAACCGGTCCAGTTGCGCCTCGGGCAGCGGGTAGGTCCCCTCGTACTCGATCGGGTTGGCGGTGGCCAGCACGTGGAACGGCGCCTCCAGCCGGTAGGTGACCCCCTCGACCGACACCTGCTTCTCCTGCATCGCCTCCAGCAGCGCCGACTGAGTCTTCGGCGGTGTCCGGTTGATCTCATCGGCGAGCAGCAGATTGGTGAACAGTGGACCGGCCCGGAAGGTGAAGTCGGCGCTGCGCTGGTCGTAGAGGAACGAACCGGTAACGTCGGCCGGCAGCAGGTCGGGGGTGAACTGCAGCCGACGGAAGTCCAGCCCCAACGCCTGGGCGAACGACCGGGCGGTCAACGTCTTGCCCAGCCCGGGCAGGTCCTCCAGCAGCACGTGCCCGCCGGCGAGAATGCCGGCGAGGACCAGTTCCAGCGCGTCCCGCTTGCCGACCAGCACGGTGCCGACCGAGTCCAGGACGGCGTGCGCGAGCCGGCTGACCTCGGTGGTCGGGGCCGCCACCACGTCGTTCATATCATCTCCAATTGGCTGACGAACACCGCGCAGTCCTTGGCGGACGGCTTGCGCCGGGCCGGGGTGTTCAGGAAGTTCCACAGTTCGTCCCCGCAGATCTCCCGGGCCCGTTGCGGGTCGGTGGCCCGGGTCAGCCCGTACCGGTGCCGTAGCCGCTCGTCGACCAGCTCGCCGAGCACCGGCAGGGTCACCTCGGCGAACCGGGCCGCGTCGCCCTGACCGGCCCGCAGCCGCCGCTCCCACCGGCCGACCGCCTCCCGCAGACCGTCCTCGCTGCCGAAAACGTAGCTGCCGTCCTCCGGGTCAGAGCCGACCCGGCGCAGCTTGACCGGGGGCGGGGCGGCGACCGACCGTACGGTGCGGCGCAGCACCACCAGCGCGAGGCAGCCGGCGAAGACCGCCTCGACGGGCACCGTCAGGCTGAACATCCGCAGCCCGAACAGCACGGCCGCGGTGCCGGCGGCGGCCAGCGCCAGCGCGGTCAGCCAGGACCGGACCCGGCCGGGTGCGCGACGCTCGCGAGGCGGTGCCTCCTCGTCGTGGTAGAGCAGGTCGTCGATGCTGGTCTGCGGGTCACTCACCGGCCGGCCCGCCTTCGCCTTCGCTGGGGCTGGCCGCGGCGGTCAGCTCGGTACGCAGCCGGCGCAGCGCCCACCGCGCCTGCTCCCGGGTTCGTTCGTCGACGTCGTGCCGGGCGTAGCGGGCCTCCCGGTAGACGGCCGCGAACGCCGACAGCACCTCGGCGCTGATCTCGTGCCCGGCGAGCAGCCGGGTGACCAGGTCGGTCGGGGTGTCGCCGATCTGGCGCGGGGTGCCGGCCGCGGCGGCGGCCTGCTCCAGGCGTACCCAGCAGGCGATCACCGCCCGGCGCGGGTCGGCGTCGGCGGCGGAGAGCTCGACCAGGCCGGCGTCGACGGCGGCGACCACTTCGGCCGCGCTGGCCGGGCCGGGCGGTGACGTGCTCCGCCGACGGATACCGACCGGGGCCGACCGGGGCCGGCGGCGCACCACGTCGCGCAGCAGGGTCCACAGCAGCAGGCCGGCGACGACCAGCACGGCAAGGCCGCACAGCGCCCCGGCGAGCAACGGAATCCAGGACGGAAGCTGCTGCTGATCGGCGGCGGCGAAGTCGTCCGGCGGCGGCTGGTTCCTCGGTGCCGTCTGCGGCTGCTGGTAGTCCGGCAGCGCGGGGATGTCCCGTTCGACGGTGGCGTCGGTGCGGCCGACCGGCAGGGTGGAGTTCGCCGCCGCGACCGCGGTCAGCGCGAGCAGTACGGCGATGGCGGCGAGTGGCCACAGCCTGCGGATAGCCGCGGAGTCCATTGCCGGTGGGTGCCCCCTCGAGTCCTCCAGTGGTCGTCCCGGCCCGGTCAAATCCGCCCCGCCAGGCGATTCACCTCGGTGAACACCTCGTCGAGCATGGCGGGTGTGAGCCGTCCGGTGAACGTGTTCTGCTGGCTGACGTGGTAGCAGCCCAGCACGTCGGGCACCGCCCCGCCGCCCGACCAGTGTGCCCCATGGCCGAACACCGGCCGGGGCGTGGGCGGCCGTCGCCCGTACACCCGGGTCATCGCCGGCCACCACGCAGCCCAGGCGAACGCGCCGAGCGCGACCACCACCCGCAGCGTGGGTCTCAGCAGGGCGATCTCCCGGTGCAGCCAGGGCGCGCAGGTGTCCCGTTCGGCCGGGGTGGGCCGGTTCGCCGGCGGGGCGCAGCGGACGGCGGCCACCACCCGGGTGTCCGACAGCCGCAGACCGTCGTCGACCGCGACGCTGGTCGGCTGGTTGGCCAGTCCGGCGCGGTGCAGGGCGGCGAACAGCACGTCGCCGGAGCGGTCGCCGGTGAAGACCCGGCCGGTCCGGTTGCCGCCGTGCGCCGCCGGCGCCAGCCCGAGGATCGCGATCCGGGCGTCCGGCGGCCCGAAGCCGGGGACCGGGCGGCCCCAGTAGGTCTGGTCCCGAAACGCCGCGCGCTTCGTCGCCGCGACCTCTTCCCGCCAGGCGACCAGGTTGGGGCAGGCCCGGCAGCCGGCTACCGCGTGGTCCAGCGCCGGCAGGTCCGGCACCCGCGCCGCCGCACTGGTCACCTCGGACGCGCTGACGCCGGTCACCTCGGACGCGCTGGTCTCGTCGGCTGCGGTACCGGTCACCACGGCTCCTTCCGACGTCGGTCGGCCAGCGGACGACGCACCGCGAGACCGGGACCGGCCGGCTGCGGCGTCAACCGAGTCGGGTCCGGAACATCTCCAAGGTCCGCGCCCAGGCACGCGTCGACGCGTCGTCGTCGTACGACTCCGGCCGGTCGTCATTGAAGAACGCGTGCCGGGTGCCAGGGTAGTCGTAGACCACGCAACCGCCGCCGGCCGCCTCGATGTAGCCCTTGGCCTGCTGGATTCCGTCGGCGGCGGAGGTGCCGTCCTGCTCCGAACAGTGAATCATCGCCGACTTGCCGGCGTAGCCCGCCCAGTCCGGACGCATCCGCTCCCACGGCAGCGCCGGGTAGAACCCGGCGGTGGCGACGATCCGCCCGGTCAGCGTGGCCGACCAGAGCGCCAGGCTGCCGCCGGCGCAGAAGCCGACCGTACCGACGGTGTCGCCCGCCGACTCGGCCCGGCCGGCGAGGTACTCGGCAGCGCCCGCGATGTCCTCGGCCGCCTGGTCCATCGCCAGGCCCATCAGCAGCCGGCGGGCGTCGTCCGGCTCGGTCGCCTGTACGCCGTGGTAGAGGTCGGGGGCGAGGGCCACGAACCCCGCCTCGGCGAGCCGGTCGGCGACCGCGGCGATGTGCGGCACCAGCCCCCACCACTCCTGGATCACGATGACCGCAGGTGCGGCGCCCACCGCGCCGCCCTCCCCGGGTGCCGGCGGCAGGGCCAGGTATCCCTCG includes:
- a CDS encoding DUF58 domain-containing protein, producing MTATQWQPTRALGRAVLITGLLLITGVILGRVDLVALATPFALGTAYALRRRPAAAPVLDLGAVDANLVEGGQVGARAAAANPADADYDLVVVRALVSPWLRIDEVGVLAPISIDGGRSSDDRPGDSPGDAAADQAAGGGQLLVLERLAAAASPRPSGGVPDRPFGLAVPTGSAAGFELTGVALRWGRQPVGPVAARAIACDGLLSCRPVVAEPVRVPVYPVIDPFNADEAMPRAAGLVGGHRSRRPGEGGELAGVRIFGPGDRLRRIDWRVSLRARQLHVAATLSDRDAEVVLLLDVLTEVGRSGGVSGGASVLDTTVRAAAAIAEHYLHRGDRVSMLEYGPTARRLRPATGRRQYLTVLEWLLDVEVRPTPYEPYDQVFGPQLLSSDALVVVLTPLVDPRSAEMLARMARSGRIVVAVDTLPTTVAPPPRQGQWTEVAYRLWRLDRENTVGQLREHGVPVVNWAGAGSLDQVLRDVARLASAPKAVLR
- a CDS encoding MoxR family ATPase gives rise to the protein MNDVVAAPTTEVSRLAHAVLDSVGTVLVGKRDALELVLAGILAGGHVLLEDLPGLGKTLTARSFAQALGLDFRRLQFTPDLLPADVTGSFLYDQRSADFTFRAGPLFTNLLLADEINRTPPKTQSALLEAMQEKQVSVEGVTYRLEAPFHVLATANPIEYEGTYPLPEAQLDRFLLRVSFGYPTHEEEWEVLRRRISRRQEETELAAVVDAAGLRAMQAALENVVVEDSIGRYIVALTAATREHPSVLVGASPRGSLALLLLARAKAVLAGRDFVVPEDVKEVAAPVLAHRITLRPEMWLRRVDPSFVVGEVLAQTPAPASGALPSYGGGFGPPGNAAAGRRAAP
- a CDS encoding DUF4129 domain-containing protein, translating into MDSAAIRRLWPLAAIAVLLALTAVAAANSTLPVGRTDATVERDIPALPDYQQPQTAPRNQPPPDDFAAADQQQLPSWIPLLAGALCGLAVLVVAGLLLWTLLRDVVRRRPRSAPVGIRRRSTSPPGPASAAEVVAAVDAGLVELSAADADPRRAVIACWVRLEQAAAAAGTPRQIGDTPTDLVTRLLAGHEISAEVLSAFAAVYREARYARHDVDERTREQARWALRRLRTELTAAASPSEGEGGPAGE
- a CDS encoding uracil-DNA glycosylase, with the protein product MTGVSASEVTSAAARVPDLPALDHAVAGCRACPNLVAWREEVAATKRAAFRDQTYWGRPVPGFGPPDARIAILGLAPAAHGGNRTGRVFTGDRSGDVLFAALHRAGLANQPTSVAVDDGLRLSDTRVVAAVRCAPPANRPTPAERDTCAPWLHREIALLRPTLRVVVALGAFAWAAWWPAMTRVYGRRPPTPRPVFGHGAHWSGGGAVPDVLGCYHVSQQNTFTGRLTPAMLDEVFTEVNRLAGRI
- a CDS encoding dienelactone hydrolase family protein translates to MGEMVSYRSNGGTSEGYLALPPAPGEGGAVGAAPAVIVIQEWWGLVPHIAAVADRLAEAGFVALAPDLYHGVQATEPDDARRLLMGLAMDQAAEDIAGAAEYLAGRAESAGDTVGTVGFCAGGSLALWSATLTGRIVATAGFYPALPWERMRPDWAGYAGKSAMIHCSEQDGTSAADGIQQAKGYIEAAGGGCVVYDYPGTRHAFFNDDRPESYDDDASTRAWARTLEMFRTRLG